A genomic segment from Vidua macroura isolate BioBank_ID:100142 chromosome Z, ASM2450914v1, whole genome shotgun sequence encodes:
- the RAD17 gene encoding cell cycle checkpoint protein RAD17 isoform X1, with amino-acid sequence MSGSGPGRPAEVAEWLAQTFDDFFGSTGLGPCAAAVRPLRGGSGRGRGQKQRAPSPVAEKSRATAAARKRAAPGRSQAQEELPWVERHRPETQNDLAVQKKKVEEVETWLKTHIFQRQPKQGGPILLLTGPPGCGKTATLQILARDLGLQVQEWTNPLSLDFTKEDLRNMFGHDSNFHTFPSQAQTALFQDFLLRANKYNKLQMLGESSENDKKLILIEDIPNQFYRDPGSLHEILRSFVRRSRCPLVFIISDNFSGDSNQRSLFPAEIVEELCIFNISFKPVAPTNMMKVLNRIAAAEASMNRENYTLDRTSLELLCRGCSGDIRSAINSLQFSSTKGCSLEKEFWSKKKKKCSTTKCEEAGVSKVRKKSKCDTSEDQEIQAIGGKDASIFLFHALGKIIYCKREAVSEAECPQLPAHLSGHHRDTLLIQPEEIVEKSHMSGSMFNLYLHQNYMDFFSDIDDVVRASEYLSTADILCSNWSARLVMESYSASVATRGVIHSNTSRAFAHQQGGMGFRPLHKPQWFLINKKYQENCVAAKSLFSSFCLPPECLQTELLPYLAMLANPMRNQAQIAFIQDVGRLPLKRHFGRLQLEALGDKDPGLPELPHGDGDPEGLPSSQSSGSDLPGSQPQPVAAQALLEEEELRIEEFDSD; translated from the exons ATGTCCGGCAGCGGCCCGGGAAGGCCGGCGGAG GTGGCGGAGTGGCTGGCACAGACCTTTGATGACTTCTTTGGGAGCACGGGCCTCGGCCCCTGCGCAGCTGCCGTGAGGCCGCTGAGAGGCGGCTCTGGCAGAGGCCGTGGGCAGAAGCAGAGAGCCCCGAGCCCCGtggcagagaagagcagagccacagctgctgccaggaaaaGAGCCGCGCCCGGCCGGAGCCAGGCCCAGGAGGAGCTGCCGTGGGTGGAGAGACACAGACCTGAAACCCAG AACGACCTTGCTGTGCAAAAGAAGAAAGTTGAGGAAGTTGAAACCTGGTTAAAAACGCACATATTTCAGAGGCAGCCAAAGCAG GGTGGCCCTATCTTGCTGCTgactggccctcctggctgtggAAAAACTGCAACTCTCCAAATTCTGGCCAGAGATCTTGGCCTTCAGGTGCAAGAATGGACCAATCCACTCTCTTTAGACTTCACAAAGGAAGACTTGAGAAACATGTTTGGCCATG actcAAATTTTCATACGTTTCCGAGTCAGGCCCAAACAGCTCTCTTTCAAGATTTTCTATTAAGAGCAAATAAGTATAACAAACTTCAGATGCTTGGGGAGTCCTCAGAAAATGATAAAAAGCTTATTCTTATTGAA GACATTCCTAACCAATTCTACCGAGATCCTGGCAGCCTACATGAAATCCTCAG GAGTTTTGTTCGTAGGAGTAGGTGCCCCCTGGTCTTTATTATCTCAGATAACTTCAGTGGAGACAGCAACCAGAGGTCACTCTTCCCCGCTGAAATTGTAGAGGAGTTGTGTATATTCAATATTAG TTTCAAGCCTGTTGCACCGACAAATATGATGAAAGTTCTTAATCGAATAGCTGCAGCAGAAGCCAGTATG AACAGAGAGAATTACACCCTTGACAGAacttctctggagctgctttGCAGAGGTTGTTCAGGGGACATAAGAAGTGCAATAAACAGCCTTCAGTTTTCCTCTACAAAAG gCTGCTCATTGGAGAAAGAATTTTGgtcaaagaagaagaagaagtgCTCCACAACAAAATGTGAGGAAGCAGGAGTATccaaagtaagaaagaaaagtaaatgcGATACCTCAGAAGACCAGGAGATACAAGCTATTGGTGGCAAGGATgcatccatttttcttttccatgctctggggaaaattatttattgcaaaA GAGAAGCAGTGTCAGAAGCAGagtgccctcagctgcctgCTCACCTGTCCGGACACCACCGGGACACCTTGCTCATTCAGCCTGAG GAAATTGTGGAGAAATCACATATGTCTGGAAGCATGTTCAATCTATACCTTCACCAGAACTACATGGACTTTTTTTCTGACATAGATGACGTAGTGAGAGCCAGTGAATATTTGAGCACTGCTGATATCCTTTGTAGTAACTGGAGT GCACGGCTTGTGATGGAGAGCTACAGTGCCTCCGTGGCTACCCGAGGGGTGATCCACTCCAACACCTCCAGAGCCTTTGCCCACCAGCAGGGGGGCATGGGGTTCCGACCCTTACATAAACCCCAGTGGTTTCTGATCAATAAGAAG TATCAGGAAAATTGCGTTGCTGCAAAATCTCTGTTCTCAAGCTTCTGTTTACCACCTGAGTGCCttcagacagagctgctgccttaCCTTGCTATGTTAGCAAACCCGATGAGAAACCAAG CTCAGATTGCTTTTATCCAGGACGTGGGGAGGCTGCCACTGAAAAGACATTTTGGGAG gctgcagctggaggctctGGGCGACAAGGACCCCGGGCTGCCGGAGCTGCCCCACGGCGACGGCGACCCCGAGGGGCTCCCCTCCAGCCAGTCCAGCGGGAGCGACCTGCCCggcagccagccccagcccgtCGCAGCCCAGGCcctcctggaggaggaggagttaAGGATCGAGGAATTCGACAGCGACTGA
- the RAD17 gene encoding cell cycle checkpoint protein RAD17 isoform X2 — protein sequence MSGSGPGRPAEVAEWLAQTFDDFFGSTGLGPCAAAVRPLRGGSGRGRGQKQRAPSPVAEKSRATAAARKRAAPGRSQAQEELPWVERHRPETQNDLAVQKKKVEEVETWLKTHIFQRQPKQGGPILLLTGPPGCGKTATLQILARDLGLQVQEWTNPLSLDFTKEDLRNMFGHDSNFHTFPSQAQTALFQDFLLRANKYNKLQMLGESSENDKKLILIEDIPNQFYRDPGSLHEILRSFVRRSRCPLVFIISDNFSGDSNQRSLFPAEIVEELCIFNISFKPVAPTNMMKVLNRIAAAEASMNRENYTLDRTSLELLCRGCSGDIRSAINSLQFSSTKGCSLEKEFWSKKKKKCSTTKCEEAGVSKVRKKSKCDTSEDQEIQAIGGEAVSEAECPQLPAHLSGHHRDTLLIQPEEIVEKSHMSGSMFNLYLHQNYMDFFSDIDDVVRASEYLSTADILCSNWSARLVMESYSASVATRGVIHSNTSRAFAHQQGGMGFRPLHKPQWFLINKKYQENCVAAKSLFSSFCLPPECLQTELLPYLAMLANPMRNQAQIAFIQDVGRLPLKRHFGRLQLEALGDKDPGLPELPHGDGDPEGLPSSQSSGSDLPGSQPQPVAAQALLEEEELRIEEFDSD from the exons ATGTCCGGCAGCGGCCCGGGAAGGCCGGCGGAG GTGGCGGAGTGGCTGGCACAGACCTTTGATGACTTCTTTGGGAGCACGGGCCTCGGCCCCTGCGCAGCTGCCGTGAGGCCGCTGAGAGGCGGCTCTGGCAGAGGCCGTGGGCAGAAGCAGAGAGCCCCGAGCCCCGtggcagagaagagcagagccacagctgctgccaggaaaaGAGCCGCGCCCGGCCGGAGCCAGGCCCAGGAGGAGCTGCCGTGGGTGGAGAGACACAGACCTGAAACCCAG AACGACCTTGCTGTGCAAAAGAAGAAAGTTGAGGAAGTTGAAACCTGGTTAAAAACGCACATATTTCAGAGGCAGCCAAAGCAG GGTGGCCCTATCTTGCTGCTgactggccctcctggctgtggAAAAACTGCAACTCTCCAAATTCTGGCCAGAGATCTTGGCCTTCAGGTGCAAGAATGGACCAATCCACTCTCTTTAGACTTCACAAAGGAAGACTTGAGAAACATGTTTGGCCATG actcAAATTTTCATACGTTTCCGAGTCAGGCCCAAACAGCTCTCTTTCAAGATTTTCTATTAAGAGCAAATAAGTATAACAAACTTCAGATGCTTGGGGAGTCCTCAGAAAATGATAAAAAGCTTATTCTTATTGAA GACATTCCTAACCAATTCTACCGAGATCCTGGCAGCCTACATGAAATCCTCAG GAGTTTTGTTCGTAGGAGTAGGTGCCCCCTGGTCTTTATTATCTCAGATAACTTCAGTGGAGACAGCAACCAGAGGTCACTCTTCCCCGCTGAAATTGTAGAGGAGTTGTGTATATTCAATATTAG TTTCAAGCCTGTTGCACCGACAAATATGATGAAAGTTCTTAATCGAATAGCTGCAGCAGAAGCCAGTATG AACAGAGAGAATTACACCCTTGACAGAacttctctggagctgctttGCAGAGGTTGTTCAGGGGACATAAGAAGTGCAATAAACAGCCTTCAGTTTTCCTCTACAAAAG gCTGCTCATTGGAGAAAGAATTTTGgtcaaagaagaagaagaagtgCTCCACAACAAAATGTGAGGAAGCAGGAGTATccaaagtaagaaagaaaagtaaatgcGATACCTCAGAAGACCAGGAGATACAAGCTATTGGTG GAGAAGCAGTGTCAGAAGCAGagtgccctcagctgcctgCTCACCTGTCCGGACACCACCGGGACACCTTGCTCATTCAGCCTGAG GAAATTGTGGAGAAATCACATATGTCTGGAAGCATGTTCAATCTATACCTTCACCAGAACTACATGGACTTTTTTTCTGACATAGATGACGTAGTGAGAGCCAGTGAATATTTGAGCACTGCTGATATCCTTTGTAGTAACTGGAGT GCACGGCTTGTGATGGAGAGCTACAGTGCCTCCGTGGCTACCCGAGGGGTGATCCACTCCAACACCTCCAGAGCCTTTGCCCACCAGCAGGGGGGCATGGGGTTCCGACCCTTACATAAACCCCAGTGGTTTCTGATCAATAAGAAG TATCAGGAAAATTGCGTTGCTGCAAAATCTCTGTTCTCAAGCTTCTGTTTACCACCTGAGTGCCttcagacagagctgctgccttaCCTTGCTATGTTAGCAAACCCGATGAGAAACCAAG CTCAGATTGCTTTTATCCAGGACGTGGGGAGGCTGCCACTGAAAAGACATTTTGGGAG gctgcagctggaggctctGGGCGACAAGGACCCCGGGCTGCCGGAGCTGCCCCACGGCGACGGCGACCCCGAGGGGCTCCCCTCCAGCCAGTCCAGCGGGAGCGACCTGCCCggcagccagccccagcccgtCGCAGCCCAGGCcctcctggaggaggaggagttaAGGATCGAGGAATTCGACAGCGACTGA
- the RAD17 gene encoding cell cycle checkpoint protein RAD17 isoform X3: MFSFSDSNFHTFPSQAQTALFQDFLLRANKYNKLQMLGESSENDKKLILIEDIPNQFYRDPGSLHEILRSFVRRSRCPLVFIISDNFSGDSNQRSLFPAEIVEELCIFNISFKPVAPTNMMKVLNRIAAAEASMNRENYTLDRTSLELLCRGCSGDIRSAINSLQFSSTKGCSLEKEFWSKKKKKCSTTKCEEAGVSKVRKKSKCDTSEDQEIQAIGGKDASIFLFHALGKIIYCKREAVSEAECPQLPAHLSGHHRDTLLIQPEEIVEKSHMSGSMFNLYLHQNYMDFFSDIDDVVRASEYLSTADILCSNWSARLVMESYSASVATRGVIHSNTSRAFAHQQGGMGFRPLHKPQWFLINKKYQENCVAAKSLFSSFCLPPECLQTELLPYLAMLANPMRNQAQIAFIQDVGRLPLKRHFGRLQLEALGDKDPGLPELPHGDGDPEGLPSSQSSGSDLPGSQPQPVAAQALLEEEELRIEEFDSD; the protein is encoded by the exons ATG ttttctttttcagactcAAATTTTCATACGTTTCCGAGTCAGGCCCAAACAGCTCTCTTTCAAGATTTTCTATTAAGAGCAAATAAGTATAACAAACTTCAGATGCTTGGGGAGTCCTCAGAAAATGATAAAAAGCTTATTCTTATTGAA GACATTCCTAACCAATTCTACCGAGATCCTGGCAGCCTACATGAAATCCTCAG GAGTTTTGTTCGTAGGAGTAGGTGCCCCCTGGTCTTTATTATCTCAGATAACTTCAGTGGAGACAGCAACCAGAGGTCACTCTTCCCCGCTGAAATTGTAGAGGAGTTGTGTATATTCAATATTAG TTTCAAGCCTGTTGCACCGACAAATATGATGAAAGTTCTTAATCGAATAGCTGCAGCAGAAGCCAGTATG AACAGAGAGAATTACACCCTTGACAGAacttctctggagctgctttGCAGAGGTTGTTCAGGGGACATAAGAAGTGCAATAAACAGCCTTCAGTTTTCCTCTACAAAAG gCTGCTCATTGGAGAAAGAATTTTGgtcaaagaagaagaagaagtgCTCCACAACAAAATGTGAGGAAGCAGGAGTATccaaagtaagaaagaaaagtaaatgcGATACCTCAGAAGACCAGGAGATACAAGCTATTGGTGGCAAGGATgcatccatttttcttttccatgctctggggaaaattatttattgcaaaA GAGAAGCAGTGTCAGAAGCAGagtgccctcagctgcctgCTCACCTGTCCGGACACCACCGGGACACCTTGCTCATTCAGCCTGAG GAAATTGTGGAGAAATCACATATGTCTGGAAGCATGTTCAATCTATACCTTCACCAGAACTACATGGACTTTTTTTCTGACATAGATGACGTAGTGAGAGCCAGTGAATATTTGAGCACTGCTGATATCCTTTGTAGTAACTGGAGT GCACGGCTTGTGATGGAGAGCTACAGTGCCTCCGTGGCTACCCGAGGGGTGATCCACTCCAACACCTCCAGAGCCTTTGCCCACCAGCAGGGGGGCATGGGGTTCCGACCCTTACATAAACCCCAGTGGTTTCTGATCAATAAGAAG TATCAGGAAAATTGCGTTGCTGCAAAATCTCTGTTCTCAAGCTTCTGTTTACCACCTGAGTGCCttcagacagagctgctgccttaCCTTGCTATGTTAGCAAACCCGATGAGAAACCAAG CTCAGATTGCTTTTATCCAGGACGTGGGGAGGCTGCCACTGAAAAGACATTTTGGGAG gctgcagctggaggctctGGGCGACAAGGACCCCGGGCTGCCGGAGCTGCCCCACGGCGACGGCGACCCCGAGGGGCTCCCCTCCAGCCAGTCCAGCGGGAGCGACCTGCCCggcagccagccccagcccgtCGCAGCCCAGGCcctcctggaggaggaggagttaAGGATCGAGGAATTCGACAGCGACTGA
- the EXOSC5 gene encoding exosome complex component RRP46: protein MALELEVADGQCQLRPFSCELGLLSRPDGSAAFLQGDTSVLAGLYGPAEAKLSKELPDRAALEVLLRPKVGLPGVLERSREQLLRQTCEAAVLGALHPRTAISLVLQVLSDAGSLLSCCLNAACMALLDAGLPLAALFCGVTCALQPDGAILLDPTARQEQEARAVLTFAIAGSDRKVLMATTKGSCSVEETQQCLAAAQRAAGAIFQFYRDSVRRRYSKC from the exons ATGGCgctggagctggaggtggcGGACGGGCAGTGCCAGCTGCGGCCCTTCTCCTgcgagctggggctgctctcgCGGCCCGACGGCTCGGCCGCCTTCCTGCAGG GGGACACCTCGGTGCTGGCCGGGCTCTACGGCCCCGCGGAGGCCAAGCTCAGCAAGGAGCTGCCGGACCGGGCGGcgctggaggtgctgctgcgCCCCAAGGTGGGGCTGCCAG GCGTGCTGGAGCGCAGCCGGGAGCAGCTGCTGCGGCAGACGTGCGAGGCCGCGGTGCTGGGGGCGCTGCACCCGCGCACCGCCAtctccctggtgctgcaggtgctCAGCGACGCCGGCTC gctgctgtcctgctgcctgAACGCCGCCTGCATGGCGCTGCTGGACGCGGGGCTGCCCCTCGCCGCCCTCTTCTGCGGGGTCACCTGCGCCCTGCAGCCCGACGGCGCCATCCTGCTGGACCCCACGGCCCGGCAGGAGCAG GAGGCGCGCGCCGTCCTCACCTTCGCCATCGCCGGCAGCGACAGGAAGGTGCTGATGGCCACCACCAagggcagctgctctgtggaggAG ACGCAGCAGTGCCTGGCCGCGGCCCAGCGCGCCGCCGGCGCCATCTTCCAGTTCTACCGCGACTCCGTGCGCCGCCGCTACTCCAAGTGCTGA